A genomic window from Triticum urartu cultivar G1812 chromosome 7, Tu2.1, whole genome shotgun sequence includes:
- the LOC125524807 gene encoding superoxide dismutase [Cu-Zn], chloroplastic isoform X4: MAAQSLLFAAAAPLFQAPASARPFQSLRIVCTPGGATAAARALVVADATKKAVAVLKGTSQVEGVVTLTQEDDGPTTVNVRITGLAPGLHGFHLHEFGDTTNGCISTGPHFNPNGLTHGAPEDEVRHAGDLGNIVANAEGVAETTIVDSQIPLTGPNAVVGRAFVVHELEDDLGKGGHELSLSTGNAGGRLACGVVGLTPL, translated from the exons ATGGCCGCTCAGAGCCTCCTCTttgccgccgccgcgcctctcTTCCAGGCTCCTGCCTCTGCCCGCCCTTTCCAGTCGCTCCGAATTGTCTGCACCCCAGGaggcgccaccgccgccgccaggGCGCTCGTCGTCGCCGACGCCACCAAGAAGGCAGTCGCGGTGCTCAAGGGCACCTCGCAGGTCGAGGGCGTCGTCACGCTCACCCAGGAAGACGACG GTCCTACGACGGTGAACGTTCGTATCACTGGACTTGCTCCTGGACTTCATGGCTTCCACCTC CATGAGTTTGGTGACACGACTAATGGATGCATATCAACAG GTCCACATTTTAACCCAAACGGCCTGACACATGGTGCACCAGAAGATGAAGTCCGTCATGCGGGTGACCTGGGAAACATTGTTGCCAATGCTGAAGG TGTGGCGGAGACAACCATTGTCGATAGCCAG ATTCCTTTGACTGGCCCTAATGCAGTTGTTGGGAGAGCGTTTGTTGTTCATGAGCTTGAAGATGACTTGGGAAAAG GTGGGCATGAGCTCAGCCTCAGTACTGGAAATGCTGGTGGAAGACTTGCATGTG
- the LOC125524807 gene encoding superoxide dismutase [Cu-Zn], chloroplastic isoform X6, translating to MAAQSLLFAAAAPLFQAPASARPFQSLRIVCTPGGATAAARALVVADATKKAVAVLKGTSQVEGVVTLTQEDDGPHFNPNGLTHGAPEDEVRHAGDLGNIVANAEGVAETTIVDSQIPLTGPNAVVGRAFVVHELEDDLGKGGHELSLSTGNAGGRLACGVVGLTPL from the exons ATGGCCGCTCAGAGCCTCCTCTttgccgccgccgcgcctctcTTCCAGGCTCCTGCCTCTGCCCGCCCTTTCCAGTCGCTCCGAATTGTCTGCACCCCAGGaggcgccaccgccgccgccaggGCGCTCGTCGTCGCCGACGCCACCAAGAAGGCAGTCGCGGTGCTCAAGGGCACCTCGCAGGTCGAGGGCGTCGTCACGCTCACCCAGGAAGACGACG GTCCACATTTTAACCCAAACGGCCTGACACATGGTGCACCAGAAGATGAAGTCCGTCATGCGGGTGACCTGGGAAACATTGTTGCCAATGCTGAAGG TGTGGCGGAGACAACCATTGTCGATAGCCAG ATTCCTTTGACTGGCCCTAATGCAGTTGTTGGGAGAGCGTTTGTTGTTCATGAGCTTGAAGATGACTTGGGAAAAG GTGGGCATGAGCTCAGCCTCAGTACTGGAAATGCTGGTGGAAGACTTGCATGTG
- the LOC125524807 gene encoding superoxide dismutase [Cu-Zn], chloroplastic isoform X5 — translation MAAQSLLFAAAAPLFQAPASARPFQSLRIVCTPGGATAAARALVVADATKKAVAVLKGTSQVEGVVTLTQEDDGPHFNPNGLTHGAPEDEVRHAGDLGNIVANAEGVLSFNCGGLGVAETTIVDSQIPLTGPNAVVGRAFVVHELEDDLGKGGHELSLSTGNAGGRLACGVVGLTPL, via the exons ATGGCCGCTCAGAGCCTCCTCTttgccgccgccgcgcctctcTTCCAGGCTCCTGCCTCTGCCCGCCCTTTCCAGTCGCTCCGAATTGTCTGCACCCCAGGaggcgccaccgccgccgccaggGCGCTCGTCGTCGCCGACGCCACCAAGAAGGCAGTCGCGGTGCTCAAGGGCACCTCGCAGGTCGAGGGCGTCGTCACGCTCACCCAGGAAGACGACG GTCCACATTTTAACCCAAACGGCCTGACACATGGTGCACCAGAAGATGAAGTCCGTCATGCGGGTGACCTGGGAAACATTGTTGCCAATGCTGAAGG GGTTCTGTCTTTTAATTGTGGTGGTTTAGGTGTGGCGGAGACAACCATTGTCGATAGCCAG ATTCCTTTGACTGGCCCTAATGCAGTTGTTGGGAGAGCGTTTGTTGTTCATGAGCTTGAAGATGACTTGGGAAAAG GTGGGCATGAGCTCAGCCTCAGTACTGGAAATGCTGGTGGAAGACTTGCATGTG
- the LOC125524807 gene encoding superoxide dismutase [Cu-Zn], chloroplastic isoform X1 → MAAQSLLFAAAAPLFQAPASARPFQSLRIVCTPGGATAAARALVVADATKKAVAVLKGTSQVEGVVTLTQEDDAGPTTVNVRITGLAPGLHGFHLHEFGDTTNGCISTGPHFNPNGLTHGAPEDEVRHAGDLGNIVANAEGVLSFNCGGLGVAETTIVDSQIPLTGPNAVVGRAFVVHELEDDLGKGGHELSLSTGNAGGRLACGVVGLTPL, encoded by the exons ATGGCCGCTCAGAGCCTCCTCTttgccgccgccgcgcctctcTTCCAGGCTCCTGCCTCTGCCCGCCCTTTCCAGTCGCTCCGAATTGTCTGCACCCCAGGaggcgccaccgccgccgccaggGCGCTCGTCGTCGCCGACGCCACCAAGAAGGCAGTCGCGGTGCTCAAGGGCACCTCGCAGGTCGAGGGCGTCGTCACGCTCACCCAGGAAGACGACG CAGGTCCTACGACGGTGAACGTTCGTATCACTGGACTTGCTCCTGGACTTCATGGCTTCCACCTC CATGAGTTTGGTGACACGACTAATGGATGCATATCAACAG GTCCACATTTTAACCCAAACGGCCTGACACATGGTGCACCAGAAGATGAAGTCCGTCATGCGGGTGACCTGGGAAACATTGTTGCCAATGCTGAAGG GGTTCTGTCTTTTAATTGTGGTGGTTTAGGTGTGGCGGAGACAACCATTGTCGATAGCCAG ATTCCTTTGACTGGCCCTAATGCAGTTGTTGGGAGAGCGTTTGTTGTTCATGAGCTTGAAGATGACTTGGGAAAAG GTGGGCATGAGCTCAGCCTCAGTACTGGAAATGCTGGTGGAAGACTTGCATGTG
- the LOC125524807 gene encoding superoxide dismutase [Cu-Zn], chloroplastic isoform X3 — MAAQSLLFAAAAPLFQAPASARPFQSLRIVCTPGGATAAARALVVADATKKAVAVLKGTSQVEGVVTLTQEDDAGPTTVNVRITGLAPGLHGFHLHEFGDTTNGCISTGPHFNPNGLTHGAPEDEVRHAGDLGNIVANAEGVAETTIVDSQIPLTGPNAVVGRAFVVHELEDDLGKGGHELSLSTGNAGGRLACGVVGLTPL; from the exons ATGGCCGCTCAGAGCCTCCTCTttgccgccgccgcgcctctcTTCCAGGCTCCTGCCTCTGCCCGCCCTTTCCAGTCGCTCCGAATTGTCTGCACCCCAGGaggcgccaccgccgccgccaggGCGCTCGTCGTCGCCGACGCCACCAAGAAGGCAGTCGCGGTGCTCAAGGGCACCTCGCAGGTCGAGGGCGTCGTCACGCTCACCCAGGAAGACGACG CAGGTCCTACGACGGTGAACGTTCGTATCACTGGACTTGCTCCTGGACTTCATGGCTTCCACCTC CATGAGTTTGGTGACACGACTAATGGATGCATATCAACAG GTCCACATTTTAACCCAAACGGCCTGACACATGGTGCACCAGAAGATGAAGTCCGTCATGCGGGTGACCTGGGAAACATTGTTGCCAATGCTGAAGG TGTGGCGGAGACAACCATTGTCGATAGCCAG ATTCCTTTGACTGGCCCTAATGCAGTTGTTGGGAGAGCGTTTGTTGTTCATGAGCTTGAAGATGACTTGGGAAAAG GTGGGCATGAGCTCAGCCTCAGTACTGGAAATGCTGGTGGAAGACTTGCATGTG
- the LOC125524807 gene encoding superoxide dismutase [Cu-Zn], chloroplastic isoform X2, translating to MAAQSLLFAAAAPLFQAPASARPFQSLRIVCTPGGATAAARALVVADATKKAVAVLKGTSQVEGVVTLTQEDDGPTTVNVRITGLAPGLHGFHLHEFGDTTNGCISTGPHFNPNGLTHGAPEDEVRHAGDLGNIVANAEGVLSFNCGGLGVAETTIVDSQIPLTGPNAVVGRAFVVHELEDDLGKGGHELSLSTGNAGGRLACGVVGLTPL from the exons ATGGCCGCTCAGAGCCTCCTCTttgccgccgccgcgcctctcTTCCAGGCTCCTGCCTCTGCCCGCCCTTTCCAGTCGCTCCGAATTGTCTGCACCCCAGGaggcgccaccgccgccgccaggGCGCTCGTCGTCGCCGACGCCACCAAGAAGGCAGTCGCGGTGCTCAAGGGCACCTCGCAGGTCGAGGGCGTCGTCACGCTCACCCAGGAAGACGACG GTCCTACGACGGTGAACGTTCGTATCACTGGACTTGCTCCTGGACTTCATGGCTTCCACCTC CATGAGTTTGGTGACACGACTAATGGATGCATATCAACAG GTCCACATTTTAACCCAAACGGCCTGACACATGGTGCACCAGAAGATGAAGTCCGTCATGCGGGTGACCTGGGAAACATTGTTGCCAATGCTGAAGG GGTTCTGTCTTTTAATTGTGGTGGTTTAGGTGTGGCGGAGACAACCATTGTCGATAGCCAG ATTCCTTTGACTGGCCCTAATGCAGTTGTTGGGAGAGCGTTTGTTGTTCATGAGCTTGAAGATGACTTGGGAAAAG GTGGGCATGAGCTCAGCCTCAGTACTGGAAATGCTGGTGGAAGACTTGCATGTG